The following coding sequences lie in one Oncorhynchus nerka isolate Pitt River linkage group LG14, Oner_Uvic_2.0, whole genome shotgun sequence genomic window:
- the LOC115141601 gene encoding uncharacterized protein LOC115141601, producing the protein MGKKEMYNCLFLSWTCLCFLPGYDSEECVTSVLAKRGSVDVPKGGTLSLSCVVQHCGDDGWTGGWGLSTEGQFLLFSLTPRHHLSKVTLTTNSTRLLMDILNVNQSDHGMYQCQITWVEGSTSVGHMTYVNITAAIPPTSVRKVYSRVAVYVSICLVITLVLGLAYHIRSKVPSQPPPIPPPKPPPRSQSARKDKPPTPKPKPKIELVYAALSKDCLEQQNPNPQRKAAQLTVYSSPRFS; encoded by the exons GTTATGATTCAGAGGAATGTGTGACTTCTGTCTTGGCAAAGAGAGGTTCTGTTGACGTACCAAAGGGGGGCACTCTTTCCTTATCCTGTGTTGTTCAGCATTGTGGAGATGATGGCTGGACAGGGGGATGGGGGCTGTCAACAGAGGGACAGTTCCTTCTCTTTAGTCTCACTCCAAGGCATCATCTCTCCAAAGTCACATTGACAACCAATAGTACCCGTCTGCTCATGGACATCCTCAATGTCAACCAATCAGATCATGGAATGTACCAATGCCAGATCACCTGGGTTGAGGGATCCACCAGTGTTGGACATATGACATatgtgaacatcactgcag CCATACCACCCACATCCGTGAGGAAGGTCTATTCCAGGGTGGCGGTGTATGTAAGTATCTGTTTGGTAATCACCCTGGTTTTGGGTCTGGCTTACCATATAAGGTCAAAGGTCCCATCTCAGCCCCCACCAATACCACCGCCCAAGCCCCCACCACGCTCCCAAAGTGCACGCAAGGACAAGCCCC CCACACCCAAGCCTAAACCAAAGATAGAG TTGGTCTATGCAGCTCTTTCAAAGGACTGCCTTGAACAGCAGAATCCTAATCCTCAACGAAAAGCCGCACAGCTCACAGTCTACTCCTCTCCCCGCTTCTCCTGA